The following proteins are encoded in a genomic region of Micrococcaceae bacterium Sec5.8:
- a CDS encoding vitamin K epoxide reductase family protein, which produces MPSISSATGEAAARQHGPSTSVADRPLPPMTRVRPFAWLLLITGVVGWLASGALVLEKLAVLKDPSHVTVCDVNPWISCGQVMQTWQGSVFGFPNMFMGIVAFAVVITTAMGMLAGATFARWYWLGLQAGVTLGFAFVVWLWSQALYSIHILCPFCMVVWAAMIPIFVWVTVRNVSHGVLPLPAGPARIVGDSGWIAVALLYVAVVASIFFAFIQVFIGTSGY; this is translated from the coding sequence ATGCCCAGCATCTCCAGTGCCACCGGCGAGGCAGCCGCGCGGCAGCACGGTCCCAGCACCTCCGTTGCCGACCGGCCGCTGCCCCCGATGACCCGGGTCCGGCCGTTCGCGTGGCTTCTGCTGATCACCGGCGTCGTCGGCTGGCTTGCCTCCGGGGCCCTGGTGCTGGAGAAGCTCGCGGTGCTTAAGGACCCCAGCCACGTAACGGTCTGCGATGTGAACCCGTGGATCTCCTGCGGGCAGGTCATGCAGACCTGGCAAGGTTCGGTGTTCGGCTTCCCCAACATGTTCATGGGCATCGTGGCGTTCGCGGTCGTCATCACCACAGCGATGGGCATGCTCGCCGGGGCAACGTTTGCGCGCTGGTACTGGCTGGGCCTGCAGGCCGGAGTAACCCTCGGGTTCGCATTCGTGGTCTGGCTCTGGTCGCAGGCGCTGTACTCCATCCACATCCTCTGCCCGTTCTGCATGGTTGTCTGGGCTGCGATGATTCCGATCTTTGTCTGGGTTACCGTCCGCAACGTGTCCCACGGCGTCCTGCCATTGCCGGCCGGTCCTGCCCGGATCGTGGGCGACTCCGGGTGGATCGCCGTCGCGCTGCTTTACGTCGCTGTGGTGGCGTCCATTTTCTTCGCCTTCATCCAGGTCTTTATCGGAACCTCAGGATATTAA
- the ndk gene encoding nucleoside-diphosphate kinase, which translates to MSIERTLVLIKPDGVSRNLTGSIIARIEAKGYTLAELKKVHASRELLEQHYEEHVGKPFYEPLVEFMLSGAVVAAIFEGHRVIEGFRSLAGTTDPTTAAPGTIRGDFGRDWGLKVQQNLVHGSDSEESAEREIKIWF; encoded by the coding sequence GTGAGCATTGAGCGCACCCTCGTCCTGATCAAGCCCGACGGCGTCAGCCGGAACCTCACGGGCAGCATCATCGCCCGCATCGAGGCCAAGGGCTACACCCTGGCCGAACTCAAGAAGGTACACGCGAGCCGTGAACTCCTCGAACAGCACTACGAAGAGCACGTGGGCAAGCCGTTTTACGAGCCGCTCGTCGAATTCATGCTCAGCGGCGCCGTCGTCGCCGCGATCTTCGAGGGCCACCGCGTCATCGAGGGCTTCCGCTCGCTCGCCGGCACCACCGACCCCACGACGGCGGCCCCCGGCACCATCCGCGGCGACTTCGGCCGCGACTGGGGCCTGAAGGTGCAGCAGAACCTGGTCCACGGCTCGGACTCGGAGGAATCCGCCGAGCGCGAGATCAAGATCTGGTTCTAG
- a CDS encoding DUF4233 domain-containing protein, with protein sequence MAKLTKAQRDWRPGMPKKRRSTKAMFASTVLLLEAFVVLFGTLTVFGLRRDEFAPVLIFSVGIVLALVFVFTCAVLAKPWGVGLGWVLQVVLILTGILEPAMFLVGALFAVAWWYGIRTGIRIDREAAQRERDQAAWDESHPNEPTN encoded by the coding sequence ATGGCGAAACTCACCAAGGCCCAGCGCGATTGGCGTCCCGGGATGCCCAAGAAACGCCGTTCCACCAAAGCCATGTTCGCCTCGACGGTGCTGCTGCTGGAGGCCTTCGTGGTGCTCTTCGGCACCCTCACGGTGTTCGGGCTCCGGCGCGACGAGTTCGCGCCGGTCCTTATTTTCTCCGTCGGGATCGTGCTGGCGCTGGTCTTCGTCTTCACCTGCGCGGTCCTCGCCAAACCGTGGGGCGTGGGCCTGGGCTGGGTCCTGCAAGTTGTGCTGATCCTGACCGGCATCCTGGAACCGGCGATGTTCCTGGTGGGGGCGCTCTTCGCGGTGGCCTGGTGGTACGGGATCCGCACCGGTATCCGGATAGACCGCGAAGCCGCCCAGCGCGAACGCGACCAGGCAGCCTGGGACGAATCCCACCCCAACGAGCCGACGAACTAA
- a CDS encoding folylpolyglutamate synthase/dihydrofolate synthase family protein yields the protein MTDEFSVESVYAELLGRAPENKMEPRLAPLHRAMDILGEPNKAFPIIHITGTNGKTSTARMIEAGLRAHGLSTGRYTSPHLSRVTERISIDGAPVPDETFVRIWDEIRPYLAIVDGELEAEGQPRLTYFECLTILGFAVFADQPVNVAVIEVGLGGITDATNVGDGQVFVVTPISLDHTELLGDTTEDIAYEKAGIIKPGGFLVSAAQPRDAAQVLLEKAKETNVPFRFEGVEFGVEARTVAVGGQMVTIQGIAGRYEDLLVPLHGAHQAENAAVAIAALEAFFGAEKPLDAGLVQEAFASVTSPGRLEVVRTAPTIIVDAAHNPEGIRVSAEAIHEAFSFTKLVVVVGVLREKDAEEILRQLKESLGDLAAEYCFTQSNSPRAVPAEDLAELALDLGFGEDNIHVAEKLDDALEWAVERAEANDDLSGGVLVTGSITLVAEARILLGKADA from the coding sequence ATGACCGATGAATTTTCCGTTGAAAGCGTCTACGCCGAACTGCTGGGGCGGGCGCCGGAAAACAAGATGGAGCCACGGCTGGCCCCGCTGCACCGGGCCATGGACATTCTGGGCGAGCCGAACAAGGCGTTCCCGATCATCCATATCACCGGCACGAACGGTAAGACCTCGACCGCCCGCATGATCGAGGCCGGGCTGCGCGCGCACGGGCTGAGCACCGGGCGCTACACCAGCCCGCACCTGTCCAGGGTCACCGAGCGGATCAGCATCGACGGAGCCCCGGTGCCGGATGAGACTTTCGTCCGGATCTGGGACGAGATCCGCCCGTACCTGGCCATCGTGGACGGCGAACTCGAAGCCGAGGGCCAGCCGAGGCTGACGTACTTCGAGTGCCTCACCATCCTGGGCTTCGCGGTCTTCGCCGACCAGCCCGTCAACGTCGCCGTCATCGAGGTGGGCCTGGGCGGCATCACCGACGCGACCAACGTCGGCGACGGCCAGGTCTTCGTGGTTACTCCCATCTCGCTGGACCACACGGAGCTGCTGGGCGACACCACGGAGGACATCGCGTACGAAAAGGCCGGCATCATCAAACCCGGCGGCTTCCTGGTCAGCGCCGCGCAGCCCCGGGACGCCGCGCAGGTGCTGTTAGAGAAGGCCAAGGAAACGAACGTTCCGTTCCGCTTCGAAGGCGTCGAATTCGGCGTCGAGGCCCGCACCGTCGCCGTCGGCGGCCAGATGGTCACCATCCAGGGCATCGCGGGACGCTATGAGGATCTCCTGGTGCCGCTGCACGGCGCACACCAGGCCGAGAACGCCGCCGTCGCCATCGCCGCGCTGGAGGCCTTCTTCGGCGCGGAAAAGCCGCTCGACGCCGGGCTCGTGCAGGAGGCGTTCGCCTCCGTGACCTCGCCCGGCCGGCTCGAGGTGGTGCGCACCGCGCCGACCATCATTGTGGATGCCGCGCACAACCCCGAGGGCATCCGCGTCTCCGCCGAGGCCATCCACGAAGCGTTCAGCTTCACGAAACTGGTGGTGGTGGTCGGCGTCCTGCGGGAAAAGGACGCCGAGGAAATCCTCCGCCAGCTCAAGGAATCCCTCGGCGACCTGGCCGCCGAGTACTGCTTCACGCAGTCCAACTCGCCCCGCGCGGTGCCCGCCGAGGACCTTGCGGAACTCGCCCTCGACCTCGGGTTCGGCGAGGACAACATCCACGTGGCCGAGAAACTCGACGACGCCCTCGAATGGGCCGTGGAACGCGCCGAAGCCAATGATGACCTTTCCGGCGGCGTCCTCGTCACCGGTTCCATCACGCTCGTCGCGGAAGCCCGGATCCTGCTCGGAAAGGCGGACGCCTAG
- the ileS gene encoding isoleucine--tRNA ligase: MTYYPKASAAPSGAGATSSASTAAGVSASVKFPEIEERILKYWDEDGTFQASIDQRDAGEDGSNEFVFYDGPPFANGLPHYGHLLTGYAKDLVGRYQTQRGRRVERRFGWDTHGLPAELEAMKQLGMTDKTQIEAMGIDKFNDACRASVMKYADEWQSYVTRQARWVDFENDYKTLNVEYMESVLWAFKQLHEKGLTYNGYRVLPYCWKDETPLSNHELRMDDDVYKNRQDQTVTVTFPITAGESALSQQLAGVQALAWTTTPWTLPTNLALAVGPAITYAVLPAGPHGVKAAAAEAPVTGRFLLAADLLGAYAKDLGYGDGAEGVAAAEAAVTSRHTGVELEGLTYEPLWDYFSDTEKYGTENGWRFLVADYVTTTDGTGIVHQAPAYGEDDQKVCEEAGIPVVLSVDEGAKFLPLFGHGDLAGIAGLQVFEANKPITQVLRAQGRLVRQASYEHSYPHCWRCRNPLIYRAVSSWYVEVTKFKDRMSELNQEINWIPGNVKDGQFGKWLANARDWSISRNRYWGSPIPVWQSNDPDYPRTDVYGSLAEIEADFGRLPLNNDGQVDLHRPFIDELTRPNPDDPRTPEEGQSVMRRVEDVLDVWFDSGSMPYGQVHYPFQNEEWFDTHNPADFIVEYIGQTRGWFYMLHILSTALFDRPAFRNVISHGIVLGSDGQKMSKSLQNYPDVSEVLDRDGSDAMRWFLMSSPILRGGNLVVTEQGIRDGVRQVILPLWNVYSFFTLYTNASNAVDGKASGYDAKLRYDGYADTLDKYLMANTGDLVRAMTERLDGYDISGACDALRGYLDMLTNWYVRRSRQRFFDENIDAFDALYTALETVCRVSASLLPLVSEEIWRGLTGGRSVHLADWPDADLFPADAGLVEAMDRVQQICSTGSSLRKAANLRVRLPLQELTVVAPGADALEGFAAVVADELNLRSVRLLDAESASPEEFGIEQKLVVNARAAGPRLGKNVQQAIKGAKSGNWSVQTIDGVDGVVVSGGLELEPQEYSLETVVAAAAEGEGSRAAAVLPGGGFVVLNTEVTPELEAEGTARDLVRAIQQARKDAGLNVSDRIRTTVTAAPGTVRALLAHADLVKTETLTVELDTVPGEVNEPQVVVAKVTVEAGA; the protein is encoded by the coding sequence ATGACTTATTACCCGAAGGCCTCCGCCGCTCCGTCCGGCGCAGGCGCCACCAGCTCTGCTTCCACCGCCGCAGGCGTATCCGCCTCCGTGAAGTTCCCGGAGATCGAAGAGCGCATCCTCAAGTACTGGGATGAGGACGGTACGTTCCAGGCCAGCATCGACCAGCGCGATGCTGGTGAAGACGGCAGCAACGAGTTCGTGTTCTATGACGGCCCGCCATTTGCCAACGGGCTGCCGCATTACGGCCACCTGCTGACCGGCTACGCCAAGGACTTGGTGGGCCGCTACCAGACCCAGCGCGGCCGCCGCGTCGAGCGCCGCTTCGGCTGGGACACCCACGGGCTGCCCGCCGAACTCGAAGCCATGAAGCAGCTGGGCATGACGGACAAGACCCAGATCGAAGCCATGGGCATCGACAAGTTCAACGACGCCTGCCGTGCCTCGGTGATGAAGTACGCCGACGAGTGGCAGAGCTACGTCACCCGCCAGGCGCGCTGGGTGGACTTCGAGAACGATTACAAGACGCTCAACGTCGAGTACATGGAGTCCGTGCTCTGGGCCTTCAAGCAGTTGCACGAGAAGGGCCTGACCTACAACGGCTACCGGGTGCTGCCGTACTGCTGGAAGGACGAGACGCCGCTGTCCAACCATGAACTGCGCATGGATGATGACGTCTACAAGAACCGGCAGGACCAGACCGTCACGGTCACCTTCCCCATCACGGCGGGGGAGTCCGCACTCTCCCAACAGCTCGCCGGCGTCCAGGCCCTGGCCTGGACCACCACGCCCTGGACCCTGCCCACCAACCTGGCGCTCGCCGTCGGGCCCGCCATCACCTACGCGGTGCTGCCCGCCGGCCCGCATGGGGTCAAGGCCGCGGCGGCTGAAGCGCCCGTCACCGGCCGGTTCCTGCTCGCCGCGGACCTCCTGGGCGCCTACGCCAAGGACCTCGGCTACGGTGACGGCGCCGAGGGCGTTGCGGCTGCGGAGGCAGCTGTCACCTCCCGGCACACCGGCGTCGAGCTCGAAGGGCTGACCTACGAGCCGCTCTGGGATTACTTCTCCGACACCGAGAAGTACGGCACCGAGAACGGCTGGCGTTTCCTGGTGGCTGACTACGTCACCACCACGGACGGCACCGGGATCGTCCACCAGGCGCCCGCTTACGGTGAGGATGACCAGAAGGTTTGTGAAGAAGCCGGGATCCCGGTCGTCCTCTCAGTGGACGAGGGTGCGAAGTTCCTGCCGCTCTTCGGCCACGGCGACCTTGCCGGGATCGCCGGGCTCCAGGTCTTCGAAGCCAACAAGCCCATCACCCAGGTGCTCCGCGCCCAGGGACGGCTGGTCCGCCAGGCGAGCTACGAGCACAGCTACCCGCACTGCTGGCGCTGCCGGAATCCGCTGATCTACCGGGCAGTGTCCTCCTGGTACGTGGAAGTCACCAAGTTCAAGGACCGCATGTCCGAGCTGAACCAGGAAATCAACTGGATCCCCGGCAACGTCAAGGACGGCCAGTTCGGCAAGTGGCTCGCCAACGCCCGCGACTGGTCCATCAGCCGGAACCGCTACTGGGGCAGCCCCATCCCGGTCTGGCAGTCCAATGACCCGGACTACCCGCGCACGGATGTCTACGGCTCGCTCGCCGAGATCGAGGCCGACTTCGGCCGGTTGCCGCTGAACAACGACGGCCAGGTGGACCTGCACCGGCCGTTCATCGACGAGCTCACCCGCCCCAACCCGGACGACCCGCGTACCCCGGAGGAGGGGCAGTCCGTCATGCGCCGGGTCGAAGACGTCCTGGATGTCTGGTTCGACTCCGGCTCCATGCCGTACGGCCAGGTCCACTACCCGTTCCAGAACGAGGAATGGTTCGACACCCACAATCCGGCGGACTTCATCGTCGAATACATCGGCCAGACCCGCGGCTGGTTCTATATGCTGCACATCCTCTCCACCGCCCTGTTCGACCGGCCTGCCTTCCGCAACGTCATCAGCCACGGCATCGTGCTGGGCTCGGACGGGCAGAAAATGTCCAAGAGCCTCCAGAACTACCCGGACGTTTCCGAGGTCCTGGACCGGGACGGATCCGACGCCATGCGCTGGTTCCTGATGTCCAGCCCCATCCTGCGCGGCGGCAACCTTGTGGTCACCGAACAGGGCATCCGCGACGGCGTCCGCCAGGTCATCCTGCCGCTGTGGAACGTGTACAGCTTCTTCACGCTGTACACAAACGCCTCGAACGCTGTGGATGGAAAAGCGTCGGGCTACGACGCGAAGCTTCGCTACGACGGCTACGCCGACACCCTGGATAAGTACCTGATGGCCAACACCGGGGACCTGGTCCGGGCCATGACTGAGCGGCTGGACGGCTACGACATCTCCGGTGCCTGCGACGCGCTGCGCGGCTACCTGGACATGCTCACCAACTGGTACGTGCGCCGCAGCCGCCAGCGCTTCTTCGATGAGAACATCGACGCCTTCGACGCGCTCTATACCGCCCTGGAGACAGTGTGCCGGGTCTCGGCGTCGCTGCTGCCGCTGGTCTCCGAGGAGATCTGGCGCGGCCTCACCGGCGGGCGCTCCGTGCACCTGGCCGACTGGCCGGACGCCGACCTGTTCCCGGCCGACGCCGGGCTCGTCGAGGCCATGGACCGGGTCCAGCAGATCTGCTCCACCGGCTCCTCGCTGCGCAAGGCCGCCAACCTCCGGGTCCGGCTGCCGCTGCAGGAACTGACGGTGGTGGCACCCGGCGCGGACGCGCTGGAAGGCTTCGCCGCCGTCGTCGCCGACGAACTGAACCTGCGCTCGGTCCGCCTGCTCGACGCCGAGAGCGCCTCCCCGGAGGAGTTCGGCATTGAGCAGAAGCTCGTGGTCAACGCCCGGGCCGCCGGGCCGCGGCTGGGCAAAAACGTCCAGCAGGCCATCAAGGGCGCCAAATCCGGGAACTGGTCTGTGCAAACAATCGACGGCGTCGACGGGGTTGTTGTTTCCGGCGGCCTGGAACTCGAACCGCAGGAATATTCCCTGGAAACCGTGGTGGCCGCGGCGGCCGAGGGGGAAGGCTCCCGGGCAGCCGCAGTCCTGCCCGGCGGCGGCTTCGTGGTGCTCAACACCGAAGTCACCCCCGAACTGGAAGCGGAAGGAACGGCCCGCGACCTGGTCCGCGCCATCCAGCAGGCCCGCAAGGACGCCGGGCTGAACGTCAGCGACCGGATCCGCACCACCGTCACCGCGGCGCCGGGCACCGTCCGGGCGCTCCTGGCCCACGCAGACCTGGTCAAGACCGAAACCCTGACCGTGGAGCTGGACACCGTTCCCGGTGAGGTCAACGAACCACAGGTAGTCGTCGCAAAAGTAACCGTTGAAGCAGGGGCATAA
- a CDS encoding endonuclease/exonuclease/phosphatase family protein: MMFRTRGHGASPRRPAGRAHAGWRWMAGLAAAPVVVVSVFRAVPREWPTTAVQLVSFTPWLVVPAGASLVFAVLGRRRWMAGAAAGLVAVQIFWLVPLDFARASPGPEAAAHTGGGVVDIRVMSLNAKLGTADAAEIVRLVRENGITALMLQEYTQALEDRLAVAGLSNALPNRISAPAGGAAGNAVYSVHDLTAEGTVPDSHFPMPMIRVTAGSAEQRAVVELTNVHTRAPVGVGLPKWRSDLAALGKLTSRPGNVVLAGDFNASYDHAEFRRLLAGRGGAGVDVGTAQGARLVPTWPMDEVLLPGITIDHLVTSTSVRGSAYTVHRVSGTDHAAIIATLSVPATG, translated from the coding sequence ATGATGTTCCGGACCCGGGGCCACGGCGCCTCCCCCCGACGGCCTGCCGGCCGCGCACATGCCGGCTGGCGGTGGATGGCGGGGCTGGCGGCAGCGCCGGTGGTGGTGGTTTCCGTCTTCCGCGCAGTACCGCGGGAATGGCCCACCACGGCAGTGCAGTTGGTGTCCTTCACCCCGTGGCTGGTGGTGCCTGCCGGCGCCTCGCTGGTGTTTGCGGTGCTGGGCCGGCGGCGGTGGATGGCCGGTGCCGCGGCAGGACTTGTGGCCGTGCAGATTTTTTGGCTGGTTCCGCTGGACTTTGCGCGGGCCTCGCCCGGCCCGGAGGCCGCGGCGCACACCGGCGGCGGCGTGGTGGACATCCGGGTGATGAGTCTGAACGCCAAGCTCGGCACAGCGGATGCTGCGGAGATTGTCCGGCTGGTCCGTGAGAACGGCATCACGGCGCTGATGCTCCAGGAATATACCCAGGCCCTGGAGGACCGGCTGGCGGTTGCCGGCCTGTCAAACGCCCTCCCAAACAGGATCAGTGCCCCCGCGGGCGGCGCCGCCGGAAACGCGGTCTACTCCGTCCATGACCTGACGGCTGAGGGGACGGTCCCGGACTCGCATTTTCCGATGCCCATGATCCGGGTCACCGCCGGGTCCGCGGAACAGCGGGCGGTCGTCGAACTGACGAACGTCCACACCCGCGCGCCCGTGGGCGTGGGTCTGCCGAAGTGGCGCAGTGACCTGGCAGCCCTCGGGAAGCTGACATCCCGGCCGGGGAACGTGGTGCTGGCCGGGGACTTCAACGCCAGTTACGACCACGCCGAGTTCCGCCGGCTGCTGGCGGGCCGGGGCGGGGCGGGCGTGGACGTGGGGACAGCCCAGGGTGCCCGGCTGGTCCCCACCTGGCCGATGGATGAGGTGCTGCTTCCCGGCATTACCATCGACCATCTGGTCACCAGCACGTCCGTGCGCGGCTCGGCGTACACCGTGCACCGGGTGTCCGGAACGGACCACGCCGCCATCATCGCGACGCTCTCCGTCCCGGCCACCGGGTGA
- a CDS encoding SDR family oxidoreductase, giving the protein MTEGIQHTSPRAKAAVVTGASTGIGEATVRALRAEGWTVFAVARRADRLAALAAETGAVALPADVTDDAAVDRLVDEVTRAGGIDTLINIAGGARGADKVAQTRTADWEWMFEVNVLGTMKLIRAFLPMLRADGEGTVLNLTSTAGLSAYEGGAGYNAAKFAQHALTGALRLEEAEHNLRVIEVAPGMVQTEEFSLNRLGDQGAAAKVYQGVAKPLTAADVADVVRYAVTAPHHVNLDQIVIRPVAQASNFKVIRKN; this is encoded by the coding sequence ATGACTGAGGGAATCCAGCACACATCACCCCGAGCCAAAGCAGCAGTTGTCACCGGCGCCAGCACCGGAATCGGCGAGGCTACCGTGCGCGCCCTCCGGGCGGAGGGCTGGACGGTCTTTGCCGTCGCCCGCCGCGCGGACCGGCTGGCGGCGCTCGCCGCCGAAACCGGCGCCGTCGCGCTTCCGGCAGACGTGACCGACGACGCGGCCGTCGACCGGCTGGTGGACGAGGTCACCCGCGCCGGGGGGATCGACACGCTGATCAACATCGCCGGCGGCGCCCGCGGCGCGGATAAGGTAGCCCAAACGCGGACCGCGGACTGGGAATGGATGTTCGAGGTCAACGTCCTGGGCACCATGAAACTCATCCGGGCCTTCCTGCCGATGCTGCGCGCCGATGGGGAAGGCACCGTCCTGAACCTGACCTCGACGGCGGGACTGTCCGCCTATGAGGGCGGCGCCGGCTACAACGCGGCGAAGTTTGCCCAGCACGCCCTGACCGGCGCCCTGCGCCTGGAAGAGGCCGAGCACAACCTCCGCGTGATCGAGGTGGCGCCGGGCATGGTGCAGACGGAGGAGTTCTCCTTGAACAGGCTCGGCGACCAGGGTGCCGCCGCCAAGGTTTACCAGGGGGTCGCGAAGCCCCTCACCGCGGCGGACGTCGCCGACGTCGTCCGGTACGCCGTCACGGCGCCGCACCACGTCAACCTGGACCAGATCGTCATCCGCCCGGTGGCGCAGGCCTCCAACTTCAAGGTGATCCGCAAGAACTAG
- the valS gene encoding valine--tRNA ligase, giving the protein MAEDTQGTDTPTTAPINVPDKPALEGLEGALTRRWLEEGTYKFNPDTTREQVYSIDTPPPTASGSLHVGHMFSYTQTDVLARYQRMTGKNVFYPMGWDDNGLPTERRVQNYFGVRCDPTTAYDADYRPPAEPAKNQRDFDVVSRRNFIELCEELAVEDELVFEHLFQTLGLSVDWDLTYRTIDEKSRAISQRAFLANLAAGDAYMAEAPTLWDVTFRTAVAQAELEDREVAGAYYRYPFFTEDGDKIYIETTRPELLAACAALVANPDDERYQPLFGKTVTSPVFGVEVEVKAHPLAKADKGSGIAMVCTFGDLTDVTWWRELQLPTRAIVGRDGRIIGETPEWIATDQGRAAFEAIAGKTVFSAKEAVVELLAAADLLDGEPKKILHPVNFFEKGDKPLEVVTSRQWYIRNGGRDAERRERLIARGHEIDFHPAFMRSRYENWISGLNGDWLVSRQRFFGVPVPVWYPLDADGNPDFAAPIVPSDAHLPVDPAADAAPGYEESRRDVPGGFTGDADVLDTWATSSLTPQIVGGWSTDEALFAKVFPFDVRPQGHDIIRTWLFSSAVRADALQDLAPWKHAAISGWILDPDRKKMSKSKGNVIVPTDVLEEYGSDAVRYWAASAKLGADTAYEIAQMKIGRRLAIKLLNASKFVLNLGATENSVVSGDLSVLSNPLDRAVLAQLSDVVFQATKAFESYDYARALQLTESFFWHFTDDYVELIKDRAYGAAGDAQQASVLAALATSLDTLLRLFAPFLPFATEEVWSWWRTGSVHRAPWPSAVEIDGDTTLLATVGAALSGIRKAKSEAKVKQRTAVLSATVTASESLTTQLKAGLGDLKAAANARELAVVAGEGELTVSDVVLAPAEEPGQA; this is encoded by the coding sequence ATGGCTGAAGACACGCAGGGTACAGACACGCCCACCACCGCCCCCATCAATGTTCCGGACAAGCCCGCCCTGGAGGGACTGGAAGGCGCCCTCACCCGGCGCTGGCTTGAGGAAGGGACCTACAAGTTCAACCCGGACACCACCCGGGAGCAGGTCTACTCGATCGACACTCCCCCACCCACGGCGTCCGGTTCGCTGCACGTCGGGCACATGTTCTCCTACACCCAGACCGACGTCCTGGCGCGCTACCAGCGCATGACCGGCAAAAACGTCTTCTACCCGATGGGCTGGGATGACAACGGCCTGCCCACCGAGCGCCGCGTGCAGAACTACTTCGGTGTGCGCTGCGATCCCACCACCGCCTACGACGCGGACTACCGGCCCCCGGCGGAGCCGGCCAAGAACCAGCGCGACTTCGACGTCGTCTCGCGCCGGAACTTCATCGAACTTTGCGAAGAACTCGCCGTCGAGGACGAGTTGGTCTTCGAACACCTGTTCCAGACACTCGGCTTGTCCGTGGACTGGGACCTCACCTACCGGACCATCGATGAGAAGTCCCGCGCCATCTCCCAGCGCGCCTTCCTGGCAAACCTCGCCGCGGGCGACGCCTACATGGCCGAGGCGCCCACCCTGTGGGACGTCACCTTCCGCACCGCCGTGGCCCAGGCCGAGCTCGAGGACCGCGAAGTTGCCGGCGCCTACTACCGCTACCCCTTCTTCACCGAAGACGGTGACAAGATCTACATCGAGACCACCCGCCCCGAACTGCTGGCCGCCTGCGCCGCGCTCGTGGCGAACCCTGACGACGAGCGGTACCAGCCGCTGTTCGGGAAGACAGTCACCTCCCCGGTGTTCGGCGTCGAGGTGGAGGTCAAGGCCCACCCGCTCGCCAAGGCGGACAAGGGCTCCGGCATCGCCATGGTGTGCACCTTCGGCGACCTCACCGACGTCACCTGGTGGCGGGAACTCCAGCTGCCCACCCGCGCCATCGTGGGCCGCGACGGGCGCATCATCGGCGAGACCCCGGAGTGGATCGCCACCGACCAGGGCCGCGCCGCTTTCGAAGCCATCGCCGGCAAAACCGTCTTCAGCGCCAAGGAGGCCGTGGTGGAGCTTCTGGCAGCGGCGGACCTCCTCGACGGTGAGCCGAAGAAGATTCTGCACCCGGTGAACTTCTTCGAGAAGGGCGACAAGCCCCTGGAAGTAGTGACCTCCCGCCAGTGGTACATCCGCAACGGCGGCCGCGACGCGGAACGGCGCGAGCGGCTCATTGCCCGCGGCCATGAGATCGATTTCCACCCGGCGTTCATGCGTTCCCGCTACGAGAACTGGATCTCCGGGCTGAACGGGGACTGGCTGGTCTCCCGCCAGCGCTTCTTCGGCGTTCCCGTGCCGGTCTGGTATCCGCTGGACGCCGACGGCAACCCGGACTTCGCGGCACCCATCGTTCCATCGGACGCCCACCTGCCGGTGGACCCGGCCGCGGACGCGGCCCCGGGCTACGAGGAGTCCCGGCGCGACGTGCCGGGTGGCTTCACCGGTGACGCCGATGTGCTCGACACCTGGGCGACCTCGTCCTTGACCCCGCAGATTGTGGGCGGCTGGAGCACCGACGAGGCGCTCTTCGCCAAGGTGTTCCCCTTCGACGTGCGGCCGCAGGGCCATGACATCATCCGTACCTGGCTGTTCTCCTCCGCGGTCCGCGCCGATGCGCTGCAGGATCTCGCGCCGTGGAAGCATGCAGCCATCTCCGGCTGGATCCTGGACCCGGACCGCAAGAAGATGTCCAAGTCCAAGGGCAATGTGATCGTCCCGACCGACGTGCTCGAAGAGTACGGCTCGGACGCCGTGCGGTACTGGGCGGCCTCGGCGAAGCTCGGCGCGGACACGGCGTATGAGATCGCACAGATGAAGATCGGCCGCCGGCTGGCGATCAAACTGCTCAACGCCTCCAAGTTCGTGCTGAACCTGGGCGCCACGGAGAACTCCGTGGTGTCCGGTGACCTTTCGGTGCTGAGCAATCCCCTGGACCGTGCCGTGCTTGCCCAGCTCTCCGACGTGGTCTTCCAGGCCACCAAGGCGTTCGAGAGCTATGACTACGCCCGTGCGCTGCAGCTCACGGAAAGCTTCTTCTGGCACTTCACCGATGACTACGTGGAACTGATCAAGGACCGCGCCTACGGTGCTGCCGGGGATGCCCAGCAGGCCTCCGTGCTGGCCGCATTGGCGACGAGCCTGGACACCCTCCTGCGGCTCTTTGCACCGTTCCTGCCGTTCGCGACGGAAGAAGTCTGGAGCTGGTGGCGCACCGGCTCGGTGCACCGCGCCCCGTGGCCGTCCGCCGTCGAGATCGACGGCGACACCACGTTGCTGGCCACCGTCGGGGCCGCGCTCAGCGGCAT